A genomic segment from Chitinophaga niabensis encodes:
- a CDS encoding AAA domain-containing protein: MNYFSKLLNLLKTEREEDQQSYQKLSETLSVPERRANGLTWYPIAIRDTEMSRGDYLTVEVERTTHQDVVHQLRFGVSAVLFSNHDRKQDFVEGTISFQSGNRLKITLRTDELPEWSRNGKLGIDLLFDDTSYDEMQHALKQADARAEKPTEGRLIQILTGEKKPDFHTGIPSFPIAKLNASQQAAVDKILSANDLAIVHGPPGTGKTTTLVQAIKAMIKQDRKQILVVAPSNTAVDLLSEKLSDEGLNVLRVGNPARVSERLMSLTLDSRVSEHSSMKEIGKLKKQANEFRNMAHKYKRNFGKAERDQRKALFDEARNIMKQVEKTEQYIIDDLLTKAQVITATLVGANHYTVKHLTYHTVVIDEAGQALEPACWIPVLKAQKVVLAGDHCQLSPTVKSNEAARNGLSTTLLEKCVALHPEAVVLLEEQYRMNEMIMGYSSSIFYQDKLKAHGSVAQHVLFPADKPLAFVDTAGCGFEEKSEGTSTTNPDEAAFLYKHLTLLVAELRSRYGDNELPDIAIISPYKQQIQVLKEQLLHAPELQSYGNRISVNTIDSFQGQERDIVYISMTRSNTENNIGFLSDIRRMNVAMTRARKKLVVIGDSATLSQLPFYADFITYAEQRDAYQSAWEFADM; the protein is encoded by the coding sequence ATGAATTATTTTTCAAAGCTGCTGAACCTGTTGAAAACGGAGCGGGAGGAAGATCAGCAATCTTATCAGAAACTGAGCGAAACCCTCTCTGTTCCTGAACGAAGGGCTAACGGGTTAACCTGGTATCCAATTGCCATCAGGGATACCGAAATGAGCCGCGGGGACTATCTGACGGTGGAAGTGGAACGCACCACCCACCAGGATGTGGTACACCAGCTGCGTTTTGGCGTATCTGCCGTATTATTTTCCAATCACGACAGGAAACAGGATTTTGTGGAAGGCACTATTTCCTTCCAGAGCGGAAACCGCCTCAAGATCACTTTACGCACAGATGAATTGCCGGAATGGTCCCGCAATGGCAAACTGGGCATCGACCTGCTTTTTGATGACACCAGTTATGATGAAATGCAGCATGCTCTCAAACAGGCTGATGCAAGAGCAGAAAAACCAACAGAAGGAAGGCTCATCCAGATCCTCACCGGAGAGAAGAAACCGGATTTTCATACCGGCATCCCTTCTTTCCCCATAGCAAAATTAAATGCCTCTCAACAGGCCGCAGTAGATAAGATCCTTTCTGCCAACGACCTGGCCATTGTACACGGCCCTCCCGGTACAGGCAAAACCACTACACTGGTACAGGCTATTAAAGCCATGATCAAACAGGACCGTAAACAGATACTGGTAGTAGCACCCAGCAATACTGCGGTAGATCTGCTGAGTGAAAAATTATCGGATGAAGGATTGAATGTATTGCGGGTAGGGAATCCCGCGCGTGTGTCTGAAAGATTAATGTCCCTCACGCTGGATAGCCGCGTATCGGAACACAGCAGTATGAAGGAGATCGGGAAACTGAAGAAGCAGGCAAACGAGTTCAGGAACATGGCGCATAAGTACAAACGCAACTTCGGCAAAGCGGAACGCGATCAACGGAAAGCCCTCTTTGATGAAGCGCGTAATATCATGAAGCAGGTAGAGAAAACAGAACAATATATCATTGACGATCTGCTTACCAAAGCACAGGTGATCACTGCTACATTGGTAGGTGCCAATCACTATACCGTTAAACATCTCACTTATCATACGGTAGTGATAGACGAAGCCGGCCAGGCATTGGAACCTGCCTGCTGGATCCCGGTACTTAAAGCACAGAAAGTAGTGCTTGCGGGTGATCATTGCCAGTTATCCCCTACCGTTAAATCCAACGAAGCAGCCAGGAACGGCTTAAGCACTACCCTGCTGGAAAAATGCGTGGCATTACATCCTGAAGCCGTTGTATTACTGGAAGAACAGTACCGCATGAACGAAATGATCATGGGTTATTCTTCTTCCATCTTTTACCAGGATAAATTGAAGGCACATGGTTCCGTAGCGCAGCATGTATTATTCCCGGCAGATAAACCGCTGGCATTTGTAGATACGGCGGGCTGCGGGTTTGAAGAGAAGTCCGAAGGTACCAGCACTACTAATCCCGATGAAGCCGCATTTTTATATAAACACCTCACTTTACTGGTGGCTGAATTACGCAGCCGGTATGGCGATAATGAGTTGCCTGATATTGCGATCATTTCTCCCTACAAGCAACAGATCCAGGTATTGAAGGAACAACTGCTGCATGCTCCCGAACTGCAAAGCTATGGGAACAGGATCTCCGTAAATACGATAGACAGCTTCCAGGGGCAGGAAAGAGATATTGTGTATATCAGTATGACAAGAAGTAATACTGAGAATAATATCGGGTTCCTGTCTGATATCCGGCGCATGAACGTGGCCATGACAAGAGCACGTAAAAAACTGGTGGTGATCGGGGATAGTGCAACGCTTTCACAATTACCCTTCTACGCAGATTTTATTACGTATGCGGAGCAGCGGGATGCTTATCAAAGTGCCTGGGAATTTGCCGACATGTAA